The Temnothorax longispinosus isolate EJ_2023e chromosome 7, Tlon_JGU_v1, whole genome shotgun sequence genome contains a region encoding:
- the LOC139816746 gene encoding uncharacterized protein, with protein sequence MSVSDPLIKELKGWTRKLIEHAKEITDENEDLCHFCKCLENCLQKDLLPPIDSVGYFKVPYAWHWLEYVAEKNYSGYSTFLLVVEQVKQNAKVRTPAGRLRLLIRACLVRRCLHMPVEILNRIPTLAAEFYNLKSILGDDILREILLSVLLQCSKFNFKLNLRNASFLDDTWQMPKCAALELVPCKSLGISVCFTSDKALIVNVHEKSVAAEDNKVEIGDVLDEINENVINGDSKGKLRKIMKKANGQPIMLHIIKHYTKKSCELYEPIVHLIKNSDIESMKSLIQISRLDQVEGATKKTQISKSGSKTLGSGFFVKYCGSVHVGAEGDVKQIEKAIWHLLKSGEVKQVPVRFECLEIGIVVTREVDNQTICKQSYMEISSCGRTINIPDYFAFIAGETNCNVATKFDAYIFHHRNENEVQQILQSLGQGFQRTHFAV encoded by the exons ATGTCGGTCTCGGATCCTCTCATCAAGGAGCTGAAAG GATGGACTCGGAAGCTGATAGAACATGCTAAGGAAATCACTGATGAAAATGAAGATCTGTGCCACTTTTGCAAGTGCTTGGAAAATTGCTTGCAAAAGGATTTACTGCCTCCTATCGATAGTGTTGGCTACTTCAAGGTACCTTACGCATGGCACTGGTTAGAGTATGTCGCCGAGAAGAATTACAG TGGTTACAGTACGTTCCTCTTGGTAGTCGAGCAAGTGAAGCAAAATGCTAAGGTGCGTACACCTGCCGGGCGACTGCGTCTCCTGATAAGAGCATGCCTCGTGCGAAGATGTCTTCACATGCCGGTAGAAATATTG AACAGAATACCAACTTTAGCTGCCGAGTTTTACAACTTGAAAAGCATTTTGGGAGATGATATTCTACGAGAGATACTACTGTCCGTGCTATTGCAGTGCagtaaatttaactttaaactgaatttaagAAATGCATCTTTCTTAGACGACACCTGGCAAATGCCGAAATGTGCAGCATTGGAGCTGGTACCTTGCAAAAGTTTAGGCATCTCTGTATG TTTCACCAGCGACAAGGCGTTAATTGTGAATGTCCACGAGAAATCGGTAGCTGCTGAAGAT AATAAAGTCGAGATCGGAGATGTACTGGACGAGATAAACGAGAATGTCATCAATGGCGATAGTAAGGGAAAACTACGTAAAATTATGAAGAAGGCTAATGGACAACCGATAATGCTACATATCATTAAG CATTATACCAAAAAATCCTGTGAGCTTTATGAACCAATAGTgcatcttataaaaaattctgatatcGAGAGCATGAAGTCCTTGATACAAATATCACGATTAGACCAAGTGGAAGGAGCCACTAAAAAAACTCAGATATCTAAATCAGGGAGTAAAACATTAGGCAGCGGATTCTTCGTGAAATACTGCGGCTCTGTGCATGTCGGCGCAGAGGGAGACGTTAAGCAGATTGAGAAAGCAATTTGGCATTTATTGAAATCCGGAGAAGTAAAACAAGTGCCTGTGCGATTCGAATGCTTAGAAATTGGAATTGTAGTAACCCGAGAAGTAGACAATCAG acaatatGCAAACAAAGTTATATGGAAATATCATCATGTGGACGTACTATCAATATCCCAGATTATTTCGCATTCATCGCAGG AGAAACAAATTGTAACGTGGCAACAAAATTTGATGCTTACATCTTTCATCATCGAAATGAAAACGAGGTCCAACAAATATTACAGAGTCTGGGACAAGGGTTTCAACGTACTCATTTTGCAGTATAa
- the LOC139816744 gene encoding (E3-independent) E2 ubiquitin-conjugating enzyme UBE2O isoform X1: protein MITGDRPSTATKTKRESESGTGRSSPDRGGKMAAAANVAPENQYFYEDVVYRMDKRGNIVYGIVMENDDLDLSEESSDNEENLPKRKKGEIRMIWHPSGVEELVNCKKVHLADRTLMPGDVVRRMIKGKDTQRGYCRDVELTACVQVIGTKQVLTDIKSEDLIPLQEFATDMAVCMDSWVGGIRMTHFKLWLVTPDGSHCVINEMDSCVLGQLEEARDSDNDFPHPTEFYPGQNLWGPVHCLEEAQWIQCTKEMKAKRKLKPQKITKVIVEKVETDWIGVHWQCRAYSKDGAWSDQAQPKFVVEGEDLKKLKLLNVFEPSTVQVGNRNFYVIKGNENVITREQWRKQQRDIYQVPKQSPKKTRPNSTVTKLMEDKKKEQKKEKTFGQQSTEENGQSNGVHSQDTISNNILMPPPQHAQSSDEWDTEDTGSQSDSASVSSCCSSMSSVGKKKKGPALMTKVLKKKKLRKAKKKVPPVPLIPGAKIVVETLSTNTKANVVWQDGSVEFGIPSTQLYPIHHLDDKEFFPGDFVVDQKEESRMYGVVQSVDHQGRTAKIKWFRTYTSSQNPEPIFLEEREVSVYDLKDHPDFQYRPGTLVIRIANFEGEDAGCTAGQVLDNYPEGRVKVWWIDDHISMCWPQDLYKVGEYDSDEGELWDDVSSDSSWETELEDCFIADNDGTEQTELDNIKPKLAAHIEKARIAMSRLEEIFTQNPSLQTTEVMRKLLEVYKDCRYMDKLMGTTFFHECHFQGLLERVRERGRVNVAQRMADQVTRLFTPKSECPEEFIDKDNSKKSNNGDDSNVTEKQFATIINESENDNTPSIESNAKKQDGEESVNRLFICPNPNPEDSGLYSAENSKKESGSSESSGEFLISEDVNNVPECSSTINGMTPPEKTEANKVKKVPTSLPTSQSIGTSQVCVKLCNLIKAQLVLAHAEVSRRFGLGKMSLSDAEKTSSPRKKQKGEEEERLETMTDPSCSVEIPPTIYTEGEGFSIEESAPDSHKFKLTMFQPTDMSNFFRTVSKELKLLKSSLPPGVWVKGFEDRIDLYSVMFRGPEKTPYEDGLFLFDFQLSADYPAAPPLCHYISYCSDRLNPNLYEDGKVCVSLLGTWSGRGTEVWTSSSTLLQVIVSIQGLILVSEPYFNEAGFEKQKGSQQGRENSRMYNEMVVLKLVQAQTKLLLYPPSVFKDIIIAHFKKHAEKLLQRLELWMEISEQHNNQHPLSPVTPTTFKEIADIDDRVLPEFPLIPASRGFCITLRKTLATFKAVLIKKNIIQKSDEWQQDNENTAELMNNITNQCQETSESVDSKTAECNGSSSNSNSSSNTQENSEKSTLNGNQFKEAILSSSTNSFAAAPSETKKNTSSQNTS, encoded by the exons ATGATCACGGGGGATCGGCCATCGACGGCTACCAAAACCAAACGCGAGAGCGAGTCTGGAACAGGCCGATCATCACCAGACAGGGGTGGGAAAATGGCTGCCGCGGCGAACGTTGCACCGGAGAATCAGTACTTCTACGAGGATGTTGTCTATCGCATGGATAAACGGGGTAATATCGTCTACGGCATCGTCATGGAGAACGACGACTTGGACTTGTCTGAGGAGAGCAGCGACAACGAGGAGAACCTGCCGAAGCGCAAGAAGGGCGAGATCCGTATGATCTGGCATCCGTCCGGTGTCGAGGAGTTGGTCAACTGCAAAAAG GTTCATTTGGCCGATAGAACACTCATGCCTGGAGATGTGGTACGTAGGATGATCAAGGGAAAGGATACACAAAGGGGCTACTGCAGGGATGTAGAGTTGACAGCCTGTGTACAAGTCATCGGTACCAAACAGGTTCTCACAGATATCAAAAGCGAAGACTTGATCCCATTGCAG GAATTTGCGACAGATATGGCGGTGTGCATGGACTCCTGGGTTGGTGGCATTAGAATGACACATTTCAAATTATGGCTGGTAACGCCAGACGGATCTCACTGTGTCATAAACGAGATGGATTCCTGCGTGTTGGGACAGTTGGAAGAGGCACGAGATAGC gatAATGATTTTCCACATCCGACTGAATTCTATCCTGGTCAGAATCTATGGGGACCGGTTCACTGCTTAGAGGAGGCGCAATGGATTCAGTGCACAAAGGAAATGAAAgccaaaagaaaattaaaacctCAAAAAATAACCAAAGTGATTGTGGAAAAGGTGGAGACCGATTGGATAGGAGTACATTGGCAGTGCCGAGCATATTCGAAGGACGGTGCCTGGTCCGATCAGGCTCAACCAAAGTTCGTGGTTGAAGGTGAAGATCTGAAAAAGCTAAAACTGTTGAACGTATTCGAACCCTCGACGGTACAGGTCGGCAATCGTAACTTCTACGTCATTAAGGGCAATGAGAACGTTATTACCCGTGAGCAGTGGCGAAAGCAGCAAAGGGATATCTATCAAGTTCCTAAGCAAAGCCCAAAGAAGACGCGTCCGAATAGCACAGTGACGAAGTTGATGGAAGATAAGAAGAAGGAgcagaaaaaggaaaaaacgtTTGGTCAACAATCGACGGAGGAAAACGGTCAAAGTAACGGCGTTCATTCTCAAGATACCATAagcaacaatattttaatgccGCCCCCTCAACATGCTCAAAGCTCGGACGAGTGGGATACGGAAGATACGGGTTCGCAAAGTGACTCCGCTTCG GTCTCTAGCTGTTGTTCCAGCATGTCATCAGtgggaaagaaaaagaagggtCCTGCATTGATGACGAAAGTgctgaagaaaaagaaattgcgaAAGGCAAAAAAGAAAGTACCGCCTGTTCCGTTAATTCCCGGGGCTAAGATAGTCGTAGAAACGTTGTCCACTAATACGAAAGCGAATGTGGTGTGGCAAGACGGCTCAGTAGAATTTG GCATACCATCGACGCAATTGTATCCAATTCATCACCTGGATGATAAGGAATTTTTCCCAGGTGACTTTGTTGTAGATCAAAAGGAAGAATCTAGAATGTATGGCGTTGTACAAAGTGTTGATCATCAAGGCCGTACTGCCAAGATAAAATGGTTCCGTACATATACTTCTAGTCAAAACCCAGA ACCGATCTTTCTGGAGGAACGGGAAGTGAGCGTTTACGACTTGAAGGATCATCCAGACTTTCAATACAGGCCGGGAACCTTGGTGATTCGAATAGCGAATTTCGAGGGCGAGGACGCCGGATGTACTGCTGGTCAAGTATTGGACAATTACCCAGAAGGACGAGTGAAAGTATGGTGGATTGATGATCACATTAGCATGTGCTGGCCACAGGATCTCTACAAGGTCGGCGAGTACGATAGCGACGAAGGAGAGCTGTGGGATGATGTATCGTCTGACTCGTCATGGGAAACGGAATTGGAAGATTGCTTCATCGCCGATAACGATGGTACCGAGCAGACGGAATTGGATAACATAAAACCGAAATTAGCCGCACACATTGAGAAAGCTAGAATCGCGATGTCAAGATTGGAAGAGATTTTTACGCAAAACCCATCCCTGCAAACAACAGAGGTGATGAGGAAACTACTCGAAGTCTACAAAGATTGCCGTTACATGGATAAACTGATGGGTACCACGTTCTTTCACGAATGCCACTTCCAAGGACTTCTCGAGCGAGTGAGAGAACGCGGCAGAGTAAACGTCGCGCAGCGCATGGCGGATCAAGTCACGAGACTCTTTACGCCTAAATCTGAATGTCCGGAAGAATTCATAGATAAGGATAATTCGAAAAAATCGAACAATGGCGATGATTCAAACGTAACAGAGAAACAGTTTGCCACAATTATCAACGAATCGGAGAATGATAATACTCCAAGTATCGAAAGCAATGCCAAAAAACAGGACGGCGAGGAAAGTGTTAatcgattatttatatgtCCTAATCCCAATCCCGAGGATTCCGGATTATATTCAGCGGAAAACTCGAAGAAGGAGTCGGGCTCGAGCGAGTCCAGCGGAGAATTTCTCATAAGTGAAGACGTTAATAATGTACCAGAGTGTTCGTCGACGATAAACGGTATGACTCCGCCCGAGAAGACGGAAGCAAACAAAGTGAAAAAAGTGCCGACGAGTCTGCCAACTTCTCAGAGCATCGGAACTTCGCAAGTGTGCGTTAAACTGTGTAATTTGATAAAAGCGCAACTCGTTTTAGCGCATGCCGAGGTATCGAGGAGATTCGGTTTGGGAAAAATGTCGTTGTCGGACGCAGAGAAAACCTCGTCCCCGCGGAAAAAGCAAAAGGGCGAAGAGGAAGAACGTCTGGAAACGATGACGGATCCGTCCTGTTCTGTCGAGATTCCACCGACGATTTATACCGAAGGCGAGGGCTTCTCTATTGAAGAGTCCGCGCCCGACAGTCATAAGTTCAAGCTGACCATGTTCCAGCCCACCGATATGAGTAACTTCTTTCGTACGGTATCCAAAGAATTGAAGCTGCTAAAGAGTTCGCTCCCGCCGGGTGTCTGGGTGAAGGGATTTGAGGACCGTATAGATTTGTATTCTGTCATGTTCCGTGGCCCCGAAAAGACGCCTTACGAAGATGGCCTCTTCCTTTTTGATTTCCAATTGTCCGCCGACTATCCGGCCGCACCGCCTCTTTGTCATTATATCTCCTACTGCAGCGATCGGCTAAATCCCAATCTCTATGAAGACGGGAAGGTGTGCGTGAGTCTGCTGGGTACTTGGTCTGGTCGTGGCACAGAGGTGTGGACAAGCTCGTCAACTCTGCTACAAGTGATAGTTTCGATACAGGGTCTGATTCTCGTGAGTGAGCCGTACTTTAACGAAGCCGGATTCGAGAAACAGAAGGGCTCGCAGCAAGGACGCGAAAACTCGAGAATGTACAACGAGATGGTGGTGCTAAAGCTGGTACAGGCGCAGACTAAATTGTTGCTGTATCCACCGTCTGTATTCAAGGATATAATCATCGCGCACTTCAAGAAACATGCCGAGAAGTTGCTGCAGAGATTGGAGTTATGGATGGAGATATCTGAACAGCATAACAATCAGCATCCGCTGTCTCCAGTTACTCCCACCACGTTTAAAGAAATTGCAGATAttg
- the LOC139816748 gene encoding galactokinase, whose translation MAASLPDVDSVKAKALRAFAENFGGQAAVCAYAPGRVNLIGEHTDYNEGFVLPMALPMVTVIAGRSHGGKKTRVLSLNDVVGATNEFEFEAGSRADIKPGEPKWANYIKGCIANFICDVPAFNAVIVSTVPAGAGLSSSAALEVATYTFLETLSGKKPEKPEQKALACQKAEHDFAGVPCGIMDQFISAMGKEGCALLLDCRDLVTKQIPMLHIDNYAFLITNSNAPHKLSSSAYCERRDCCYEAAKMLGKKSLRDANMNDILALTSRNASDRIVKRARHVVTEIQRTLNAAVALEKGDFQQFGRLMNESHDSLRDDYEVSSKELDSLVSAAREVDGVLGSRLTGAGFGGCTVTLLRKDAVDKAIQHMKAKYPGTPAFYIATPSGGAREISVN comes from the exons ATGGCGGCATCGCTCCCCGACGTCGATAGCGTTAAGGCGAAGGCGTTGCGGGCCTTCGCCGAGAATTTCGGCGGACAGGCCGCCGTTTGCGCGTACGCGCCGGGACGCGTTAATCTCATCGGCGAGCACACCGACTACAACGAGGGCTTCGTACTGCCGATG GCGCTACCGATGGTCACGGTGATAGCCGGGAGGTCTCACGGTGGTAAGAAAACCAGAGTTCTTTCCTTGAACGACGTAGTCGGCGCTACAAACGAATTCGAATTTGAAGCTGGAAGTCGTGCTGATATTAAACCAGGAGAACCAAAATGGGCGAACTATATAAAAGGATGCATCGCCAATTTCATTT gTGACGTACCCGCGTTTAATGCCGTAATTGTATCGACTGTGCCAGCAGGCGCCGGACTTAGTAGTTCTGCGGCTCTAGAAGTAGCGACGTACACCTTCTTGGAGACCTTGAGCGGGAAAAAACCGGAGAAACCAGAGCAGAAG GCTTTAGCATGTCAAAAAGCGGAGCATGACTTCGCTGGAGTGCCGTGCGGTATAATGGACCAGTTTATCTCAGCGATGGGCAAGGAAGGCTGCGCGCTTTTGCTCGACTGTCGCGATCTTGTCACTAAGCAAATACCCATGCTGCACATAGATAACTACGCTTTTCTCATAACGAATTCGAACGCACCGCACAAACTGAGCTCGAGCGCCTATTGCGAGCGTAGAGATTGTTGTTACGAAGCCGCGAAAATGTTGGGCAAGAAGAGTTTGAGAGATGCAAATATGAATGATATCCTAG CCTTAACATCGCGAAATGCGTCCGATCGTATTGTGAAAAGAGCTCGTCACGTGGTCACGGAAATTCAACGAACTCTGAATGCTGCGGTGGCGCTTGAGAAAGGCGACTTTCAGCAATTCGGACGATTGATGAATGAAAGTCACGATTCATTGCGCGACGATTACGAGGTCTCGTCCAAGGAGCTTGATTCACTGGTCTCAGCGGCCAGGGAGGTAGACGGCGTGTTAGGAAGCCGCTTGACAGGCGCGGGCTTCGGTGGTTGCACCGTAACTTTATTGAGAAAGGACGCGGTGGATAAGGCAATTCAACATATGAAAGCAAA ATATCCCGGCACGCCTGCATTCTACATAGCGACTCCGTCCGGAGGTGCTCGAGAAATCAGCGTCAACTag